The following proteins are co-located in the Styela clava chromosome 15, kaStyClav1.hap1.2, whole genome shotgun sequence genome:
- the LOC120333870 gene encoding DNA repair protein RAD51 homolog A yields the protein MAMQVHEQQEDAEEEEVMGPLPIAKLEQCGISASDIRKLSENGYHSVEALAYATKKELVGVKGISEAKAEKLTLEAAKLVPMGFTTATEFHQRRSEIIQVTTGSKELDKLLQGGIETGSITELFGEFRTGKSQICHTIAVTCQLPVDQGGGEGKCMYIDTEGTFRPERLLAVAERYGLSGSDVLDNVAYARAYNSDHQTQLLVQAAAMMSETRYALLIIDSATALYRTDYSGRGELSARQMHLARFLRTLLRLADEFGVAVVITNQVVAQVDGGAMFCADPKKPIGGNIMAHASTTRLYLRKGRGETRICKVYDSPCLPESEAMFAINADGIGDAKD from the exons ATGGCAATGCAAGTACACGAACAACAGGAAGATGCCGAAGAAGAGGAGGTTATGGGCCCACTTCCCATCGCAAAATTAGAG CAATGTGGAATAAGTGCAAGTGATATAAGGAAACTTTCAGAAAATGGATACCATTCTGTGGAAGCACTTGCTTATGCTACGAAGAAGGAACTTGTTGGAGTAAAAGGAATAAGTGAAGCAAAAGCTGAGAAATTAAcg ctTGAAGCAGCGAAATTAGTGCCGATGGGTTTTACAACTGCGACAGAATTTCATCAAAGGAGATCGGAAATAATCCAAGTTACTACAGGATCAAAAGAATTAGATAAGTTATTACAAG GTGGAATTGAGACTGGATCGATAACAGAACTCTTCGGAGAATTCAGAACAggaaaatcacaaatttgtcaCACAATTGCTGTTACATGCCAG TTACCTGTTGACCAAGGAGGTGGCGAAGGTAAATGTATGTACATTGATACTGAAGGTACTTTTCGACCTGAACGATTGCTTGCTGTAGCTGAAAGATATGGATTAAGTGGTTCAGATGTACTTGATAATGTTGCCTATGCAAGAGCATACAACAGTGATCATCAAACACAACTTTTGGTTCAAGCGGCTGCTATGATGTCAGAAACGAG GTATGCTCTACTTATAATAGACAGTGCAACAGCTTTGTATAGAACAGATTACAGTGGCCGAGGTGAATTATCTGCTCGGCAAATGCATCTTGCCAGATTTTTACGGACATTACTACGACTTGCTGATGAG TTTGGTGTTGCCGTGGTAATCACAAACCAAGTTGTAGCTCAAGTAGATGGCGGAGCCATGTTCTGTGCGGATCCAAAAAAGCCAATCGGAGGGAACATAATGGCTCATGCTTCAACTACAAGACTCTATCTTCGTAAAGGAAGAGGAGAGACAAGGATTTGTAAAGTTTATGATTCTCCTTGCTTGCCAGAATCAGAAGCCATGTTTGCAATTAATGCAGATGGAATTGGTGACGCAAAAGACTAG